One window of Mesorhizobium sp. PAMC28654 genomic DNA carries:
- a CDS encoding virulence factor, producing the protein MADLIVVYWRDIPAQVIVKKGRQNAKRELPLRFTEAIDMCAMRTGAGGTDDYLAEWRKADPIPVGDDLEAEVEKAFQDLDTKYDRERLVALVKAGGKENV; encoded by the coding sequence ATGGCCGATCTGATCGTTGTCTACTGGCGCGACATCCCCGCCCAGGTCATCGTCAAGAAGGGCCGGCAGAACGCCAAGCGCGAACTGCCGCTGCGCTTCACCGAGGCGATTGACATGTGCGCCATGCGCACCGGTGCAGGTGGCACCGACGACTATCTGGCCGAATGGCGCAAGGCTGATCCCATCCCGGTTGGTGACGACCTCGAGGCCGAGGTCGAAAAGGCTTTTCAGGATCTCGACACGAAATACGACCGTGAGCGGCTGGTCGCTCTGGTAAAGGCGGGCGGCAAAGAAAATGTCTGA